CAGGCGGAATCCCGATTATCTCCGCGATACGAACCGGCCTTGCCGCAAACAGAATCAAAGCTATTTATGGCATCGTGAATGGAACGTGCAATTATATCCTCACGAATATGACGAACAAGAACGAAACCTTCCGCGCCGCTCTCAAACAGGCGCAGGAAAAAGGTTACGCCGAGGCAGACCCGACGCTCGACATCAGCGGCGGAGATTCAGCGCACAAACTTGCGATTCTTTCGTCAATCAGTTTCGGCAGCGAGATTTTGCCGGAAGATATTTTCGTCGAAGGCATTGAAAACGTCGATATCGCAGATATTCGCTATGGCAAGGAAATGGGCTATACGCTCAAACTGCTGGCTATCGGCCAAAGAACACCAGAAGGCAAAATTTCTCTGCGGGTTCATCCGTCGTTCATTTCGTCGGAAAGCGCGCTTGCACGTGTTGACGGCCCGTTCAACGCTGTCAGTATTTTCGGCCACGCAGTCGGCCAGACGATGTTCTATGGCCGCGGAGCCGGAATGATGCCGACCGCCTCGGCGATTGTCGCCGACATTATCGAAGTGGCGATGGGCAACTCCAAAAAACTTTTCGAGCATCTTACGCTTGAGCCGAGAGATAAAAATACAATCGCAAACATCAACGAACTGATGAGCAGGTTTTATATCAGGCTTCGCGTTTCAGATAAGCCCGGCGTTTTCGCGCAAATTACGTCTATTCTTGCAAAGCGCGAAATAAGCCTTTCGGGCGTACTCCAGCACGAAGAGCAGCATTCGAACAACGTTGTTTCTGCGATTATAATTACGCATCAGACACAGCAGAAAAAAGTTACCGCCGCTTTGGCTGATTTCAAAGAACTTGAAATAGTTAAAAGCGAACCGGTCTGCATAAGGATTGTAGATATTCCACAGGATAGTGAATGAAGTATGTATTGATAATACCAGATGGCGCAGCAGATGAACCGATAGAACAATTCGGCGGCAAAACCGTTTTCGAAGCGGCCGACATTCCCAACATCGACAACATCAGCAAGACAGGCAAATTGGGACTTGTCCAGACAGTTCCCGAAAAAATGCCGCCCGGAAGTGACGTCGCTATGATGAGCCTGC
Above is a window of Planctomycetaceae bacterium DNA encoding:
- a CDS encoding homoserine dehydrogenase, whose amino-acid sequence is MADKTIKIGLIGFGTVGSGVAKILLEDSDYIKARTGIKLELAKIVDVDTTKERPVKLPAGILTSDINSILNDKEIQIAIELVGGTKIAKDIQLKMLAAGKDVITANKALLAEHGSELYTAAHKADKCIAFEASCAGGIPIISAIRTGLAANRIKAIYGIVNGTCNYILTNMTNKNETFRAALKQAQEKGYAEADPTLDISGGDSAHKLAILSSISFGSEILPEDIFVEGIENVDIADIRYGKEMGYTLKLLAIGQRTPEGKISLRVHPSFISSESALARVDGPFNAVSIFGHAVGQTMFYGRGAGMMPTASAIVADIIEVAMGNSKKLFEHLTLEPRDKNTIANINELMSRFYIRLRVSDKPGVFAQITSILAKREISLSGVLQHEEQHSNNVVSAIIITHQTQQKKVTAALADFKELEIVKSEPVCIRIVDIPQDSE